The sequence CTTTGCTGTTCTCTTTTAGTATCTCACTGACTTGTTTTTAAGTCTTAAGGTCCTTAAAACAGACCAGGTACTTTCACTTCATCAAGCAACTTCATTGTTCTTAAATGCCAGCGATCTAAGTGGTAGCCTTGAGTAGAGCATGTGAAAAGCAGGCACAAGCATCATGGATTTGCTGCAAGAATAACTCCAGAAATGGTATTAGCAACAGCAATATGTGTGTGAATGTGCTACATGATGAGGGGAGAATCCCAGTTAAAGTGTTGTTGCTAAACAAGTGACAAAGACCTTGCAAACAGTATGAGAATCTGGGCCAACTATggttatattaataataaatcagATCTGGTCTGCTACTTTCTACACATAGAGTTTTTTCACCTATTGTCATTTTTCTAACTTTAATTtagtttgtgttgttttttttccccagcatttACTAAATGCTGTCAAGAAACTGGTGTTCTGATGGTGGTGAAGTGTCGGCAGGAGAACGCAGCACTGAAGGACTGTCTGGTTGGCTAGTAAGTCCCTCCTGagtttttgctgggtttttgtgCATGGCCTGTACTAATCTAGAAATGTGAACTATTCTGAAAAGGGCTCTGCAGGCTTAGGGACTTGgatgtattttctgaaaatggtATCTTTGCTTTATTAAAGCCGTGCTGGTCAGGGCCCTAACTGACAAGACTTTTATGAATCTATGGCTACAGAGCCTCTCTTCTTGATTCACCTGGGGACAGATTTCAGCCCAGAGGACCTGCAGCGCTTTATTTGCTCTGGTACATCACAGATGTGGGGATAGGGGTGCACAGTGAAGCTTCTTCGTAGTCTGTTAGTAAGACAGTAAAAgttggttttcattttgcttctgttttttaaGATTTAGTCTGTCTTGAGACTGTTCTGCTGTTGTGAACAGCAGTTGCAGGAGCAATGGGAAATTGTTATATATGAGAGGTCAACTCAATGCCATGGTGGATTGAAACATCTTTTTTGGAAGTCCTAATTTACCCCCAGTGCCATTAGGCTGAAGTGTTAGATTCTTGAATTTCCCAGGGTGAGGGCTGCAAAGTTTTTTAGTTTGactgggggaaaaaggagattgGTTTGATTTTTGCCGTGTCCTGCTCTCTTAAACCAGTGAttgacattaaaaataaatgcctttGAACTAGTGGCAGTTATTCTCAAGTATTTAGGAACTGATGAAAAAAACATCTGCAGTCAGGCAAAAATTTAGGCCTAACTGCAGTCAGAACTTGCTGGAGTTACTTGGTTTTATTTGTCTGTTCCTtcaccttttaaaaaacataaaattaaacaaaatgcTTCTGACAAAAAAAAGGTTTATAGTATTGAATAATTATACTTCAAAAAATTATGAGAGAAAGGAATTTAATATAATGATCAAGGACCATTATATCTACTCTAAAGACATACACTTGAACCTATTCCCAGTAGTTACTTggatgcattaaaaaataagtcTTCTCCAGCAGgttcctgtgctgaggaggagaactgcaagtGAATTCTTCAGCTGATCTTAAATACAAAATgtgtttcccttttttctgcctttcctcttGATGGCTTCACCACAGAGACTTGAAAAGGAGAGTTATTTTACTGTTAAAGGCAGACAAGTTTTCTTGGGGTGTGGAAGGAAGATCAGTTATGAGTGGTACTCGTGCAATATCTGTTCACTATTACAAGATGAAAAACAATGTGTGTTTTCTGTCTTGTAGCTATTCTGATCCATCATTCTATGAAGAATGCAAAGCAGAATATTTGAAGCAAAGAGAAGAGTACAGAGCAACtggaattaagaaaaaaagacagaagttTACTCAGAATGTGTGATTAAAActtaaaatgaacttttttttatATGCAATATAGATTTCACTTGATTTAAACAGACTTAAATTGTCTGCACCACTCTATGTGGAGTTTAACTGAAATACACAAAATGAGATTAATGGAGAATAAAATAATGTCTGAAATTAAGAGTCAACTTTAAAACTTTTCATAATTAAAGATCTGGAGCATGCTGTCACAGCTTTCAAGAGAGGTGTGTTCCCCTATCTGGCCTTGAGATTTTGTTACCAGTGTACAATTTGGAGTTTATAATTCCAGCATATCCATTTGGAATTTAAAGCCCATATCTAGCTGCATGAGCCAGGCTCCATAAAAACATAAGGGTGAATAATTTAAGTTGTATTAACTGGTCACAGATTGGGTGTACACTGAAGGTGGTCTGTTAGTCATCACCTGAAGCTGACTGTATGGAGATGCCCTTACTAGAAGAGAAGGGTGGCAAATGTGGAGAATTACTCAATGTGAATTACCCTTTTCATCAAGATGTTGTCAGATGAGAGCCTGGCAGTACTTGTGCCTGCATTGTAACTCATTTTTAAGTCTACACTGTGACTCACTTTCAAGCCTACAGTGTCAgaaaggatggatggatgcctTGTGCTTGTGCGTGGCCCTGACTGACCATTTCAGCTCTAGGGGAGACAGTAATCTCATACAGACCTTCCTCGAGAACAGGGAATGAGCTGCCATGCTTcaggagtgagtgagtgagtgaccACACTTGCAAAATTATCCCAGGTAGAGGTGAGAAAAGAACTAAACCAGGCATAGAAGATGCAGATAACTTTGCAGGAACTAAGCAGGTCCCTAATTTAAAAAGAGCATACAAACATTCTTTTGTGTACTGATACTTGAAGCTGCTTAATTGtagttaattaattaaattattaaaaaattaattgtaattGCTTAAATGACTTCACTTATGGCTTCACTTGGTGATACTAATAGAAAGTTTTAGAAACTATCTTGGAGTATCATCCAaacattctgaaataaaatgaaattgtttaAAAGCAATGAAAGGCTGCACTTAAACTTGGTAACTTTAATGCTctgattaaattaaaaaaagtaattttctgagTAAGGAATAGGATTTGATACTTATCCATTAGAAGAGGCAACATTTaacttgtttattttaatactgCTTCACCACAAACAGTGTTCCTCTGTTCAGGGAGGCAACTCTGACACATGTATATGAAGGACTTAATTCTGCAGGTCAGTCATTGCCCTTTATTCTGTGCCTGTTACTGGAATAATCATTAATAATGTTGCTGCAGTAGATTGGGTGCAGGCCTGGACTTGTGAGGGACAAACTGAAAAGATGTGCAGCATTCTGCCTTGTAAGGCAAACTTAAATGGCACTCAGCTGTAAAAGTAACCACCTTGAAACAGCTTATGTGGAACAGTGTCCTACATGTTCTCAGCTTCTTATCTCAAGCGTTTTGGGAAACCAAAATTTTCCTAATAAGCTGTTTTGctgtatgtatttttaaaaggaggaaatttAAATTAGATTATGTGTTTCTAATGACAGTGACTGTTCTTCTGTCCCACTATGAAAATCTGCTCTATTTTCAGCCTCTGGAAAGCCAGCAGGAATTGACCCTTGGATCATGCATCAGCTTCCTCTATAATACACCTCAGGCCTTACTTCATGTGATGTTCCCTAGCTTTGAATTCTTGGTTTCACACCTTTCATTTTCTTAGTATCTTGTGCATATCCTGTACTTGAATTGCATTTACATCttttatttaaagtttaaatGAAAGAATGAGTACCATGACATGACAAACTCATACCACTGAATTacttttagttttggttttgtctcaGCCATAAACTCTCCTTCCTACTCAGGTTAACTGGAGGCAGCCCTGGATTCTAATCAGTGtaagaaaacacagcacaggggcCTATCTGTCCTCTTCAGAGCACCTGGCAGGCACCCAAGACACCCCCATTTTTCACTGGAGGCTGTATTAAAGGTCTCTTCAAACTCCTGAGGGGAGCCCCCTACAAATGGAA comes from Zonotrichia leucophrys gambelii isolate GWCS_2022_RI chromosome 2, RI_Zleu_2.0, whole genome shotgun sequence and encodes:
- the CMC1 gene encoding COX assembly mitochondrial protein homolog, yielding MEPAPGAAENSKLRHVEKDVLIPQIMRDRAKELCSDKVQAFTKCCQETGVLMVVKCRQENAALKDCLVGYYSDPSFYEECKAEYLKQREEYRATGIKKKRQKFTQNV